A window of the Deltaproteobacteria bacterium genome harbors these coding sequences:
- a CDS encoding HEAT repeat domain-containing protein has product MTKKNSISATVLCLSIGLGATLYSLWRDENSSTAPPQNQPQASVRSNRSAESTQKVIPTIKQSPFPANADSTEKKPSYPPRPQSSLEVDVRHGEVTLRAENQSLKKVLATVAEQSGIQINAQLIADRELSMQLVRVPLDRALRTILEFEDSFMAFENQTQANAGLKAVWVLPSGTGGTWPPRTIACTREISVLAQQLTAEQASQRAEALDALIDLQGPDAAQTVVQSLRDHDDDVRYRALLKAHAVGLALPPETLTTLVQQDRSELVRMMAIESIANHPAIDEQNKVAFAQSAIRDVSPAVQTRAGEILSHLESAPLMHEQDQALYDEAEGQ; this is encoded by the coding sequence ATGACAAAGAAAAACTCTATTTCCGCGACCGTACTGTGTCTCTCAATAGGGCTTGGAGCTACATTGTACAGCCTCTGGCGTGACGAAAATTCTTCCACCGCCCCTCCTCAGAACCAACCCCAAGCATCAGTTCGCAGCAATCGCTCAGCGGAAAGTACACAAAAAGTTATCCCGACAATCAAGCAGAGTCCCTTCCCAGCCAACGCCGATAGCACGGAGAAAAAACCATCATATCCACCACGTCCCCAGAGCAGTCTGGAGGTCGACGTCCGGCATGGCGAGGTGACCCTCCGCGCAGAAAACCAGTCGCTCAAAAAAGTATTGGCGACCGTAGCCGAGCAGAGCGGCATCCAGATCAACGCTCAACTCATCGCCGACCGAGAGCTCAGCATGCAACTCGTTCGCGTCCCACTTGATCGCGCGCTACGGACCATTCTCGAATTTGAAGACAGCTTTATGGCCTTCGAGAATCAGACTCAAGCCAACGCTGGTCTAAAAGCAGTATGGGTACTACCGTCTGGCACAGGAGGCACGTGGCCTCCACGAACCATCGCCTGTACACGAGAAATATCTGTACTTGCGCAGCAACTCACAGCTGAACAAGCGAGTCAACGTGCCGAAGCGCTCGATGCGCTCATCGATCTTCAAGGACCCGACGCAGCACAAACCGTTGTGCAATCTCTGAGAGACCACGATGACGACGTACGCTACCGGGCCTTGCTCAAGGCCCATGCGGTCGGACTTGCCCTTCCACCCGAGACGCTCACTACCCTCGTTCAGCAGGACAGATCTGAGCTGGTGCGCATGATGGCCATAGAGTCCATTGCGAACCATCCGGCTATCGATGAGCAAAACAAGGTAGCCTTTGCGCAATCCGCCATACGCGATGTCAGCCCTGCGGTGCAAACGCGGGCTGGAGAAATCCTAAGCCACCTCGAATCCGCCCCTCTCATGCATGAACAAGACCAAGCTCTGTATGACGAAGCAGAAGGACAATGA